TCAAAAATCCATAATGATAGCTTACATAAATAGTTCACGAATTACCCAAGGTAGGTAATATCTTGTCATGGGATATGTACCTAGGTAGTAAAAcctgtaaagaaaaacaaagcaatggTGTATTTGTGCCTGGATCTTAATTTGTAAAGGTAACAGAGTGAAGATACAAACAGATTAATGCCATCAAAAGAAAAGTGTATTACTTACAGTCCCAAGAGAAGGGTCATGGGAAGTCACGCAGGGCTCATGTGGGAGCACCAGAGTCAGTTaggaggcagaagcagaagtgagGGGAAAACAGAGCAGAGTAAACagcttaggattggctagtttgaatattTCTGCAGTATTTGGGGCAAAGGGAGGTCCagagttgtctggtacctggtcCTGGGTTGATTGAGAGCAGGGGAACTATTGGCTTGGTGTGTAAGAGTCGGATAAAGAAGGTGGTTGGACATGTTTTCTTTCAACTGCTTGGTGTGCACATGAAAGACAGATGCCAAAGCATATTTCTTACTATCTTTAGGAATTAGCTAGCTCTGGGAGGGTCAATCTCTCACCAGCCAACCTGATCCCAAAATCTGAAAGCATCATCCTATACAGCAAATTAAAATCGTGAATAATAAAATTGGTACTCTGATCATTTGACACCATACTAAGGAAAGTGTAGGGTGATGAAAGTAGAGATTTTTAGAAGAGGGCATAAGTTGCCCTAAACACCATAGAAAACATTTCATTATAAGAGTAAGAAGGGGGAACATTGGTAGGAGAATAAGGAGTCATTGTGGGCCAGCCCATGTTCATCTTTTTCATTATGTATGGCATTACtcaagaaaaaatatctgaagtttTTGTTGTAGTATCTAACAATATCTTGGTGGAGtcataaaatgtgttaaaagTATGAATCTGACAATAATCAACGTTGGCGAGTCTTGTAGATATGTTGTTAGAGGGTACGAACTAAGTTAatgaagtatatgaaaagattagTGGTTTTGTGTGTAACACAGGGGAAGTGTTTAGAGACGCAGGGCAGGAGGTCATGGTGGAAGGCTGGAGGGGCATAGCAGGAGAAGGCACTGGTCCTCTTCCCAGGGGGTCAAGGGGTTGACTGATATGAGTCAGCTATCTCCTGAGGAAAGcaataattttcattaatttttagaaaCAGACAGGAGTAACCTCTATCAGATTTCCCCAGAGGTGTGGCAGGGCAGGGATGTAGGTTCTGGCGGAGAGCAGGGAGCACACCAGGATCATGGGCTAAGCAGCAGGCTCAGAAACATAATAAAATCCGTAgatatgaaaggaagaaaagcaaaattgtCCTGTGTCTAATTTGTGCCTTAGGTGAAGGAGTCCAAGAGTATCACAAACTGGGTGAAGTCTTCTCCAGTGGCAAGGTCTTGTGCTGGGGTAATGTCATCTGAAGCCATATCATTGCTAACAATGAGCTTCTGGGCCACGGTGATGTCATCTAGGATGTGGGACTGGGGTATCATCTGGGATATGATACCCCACTCAGGTTGATGTGGGACTCAGCATTTGCCATGTTTGGTTGAAACAGTGACATACATGGAGGGTTTGGGCATCTGGATTAAAAATCAATCAAAGTACCCAAACCAGTAGTCTTATGACCAACAGGCAAGAGAATGGGGTGTGTACCTGTGCTTGAcaggttttttctgttttttgtttttttgtaagtTTAGCCTCAAATGGGTCCCATATCAGAAGAGCAGATGCCTAGCCCATAAGACACTTTATGATTGATGGGTCCCAGAAGAGTTTGCACTCTTGATCTGTCCTCCAGCTCTTATGGGATTGGAAATTTATAAAGATAGGTTAAGGCTCAGGGCAAGATAGAGACCCACTTAGAGGTCCATTGCTCGAACTGGAATTTTAAAAGGAGTTGTTCGAGGAGATCATGTCTCGCAGTTAAACTGGCTGTCTGGGATCCATGAGGGTCATGAAccttttattgaatgctttttctaAGAGCATGGTATTGTGTATTTTGAGAACTGAAATGTGTGCCTTGGTTACTATTAGCAATGTGTGTAACTCTGAAGGGAATAAGGAGTGTCCTGACAAGGCCTATGTGTCGTGGCCTCAGTATGTGTAGAGATGTGTAATTTTGATTTAGAATTTGAGTATCTGTGAGGTAAGAGATTCCCAGAGATCTTGACCCTGAAAGGACAATTTTTAGGCAATGGCCTAATAGTTCATAATACATGTGAAGATGGAGCCATTTGTTGGCCAGGGCGTCAAGAGCCAAGACGACTGCCTGAAGTCTGGTCAAGTGTATTGTTTTATGGATTCCTGTGTTTCACTGGAGACATCCTGGTTAAGAGGGGGAAAGCAGTAACAGTCCACTGTGCTCTATCACATATGATGGTCAGCAGTGCCATCCACATAGTCCACAACTCTCACTGCTGTTTACTTGGTTAATCCCAAGAGGTTCCCCAGGTAGCCAAAGGAGAGATTACTTATCTACTTCTTCCGCAAAACATAGAACATGTACAATTGGGTTATTCAACGGAAGAGTGGAGATAATTGCCTCTTTATTAACTAGGTTTGTATAATAAGTTTTAAACCTTGAAAGTCCTGTTTTAACTCACATTGGGatgtaataattattttaacagaGCGTCCCTAGGGCTCCTGTCTTATCAAGACAATTAGTCAGTGCCAAAGACTTaccttaatttaaatttatttttgtgtcagGGCGTCCATGTCCATGATGGCATATTTGAGGGCAATGGGGACTATGACTCTGGGAAATTTAAGCAAGGCTACAATTAAAGTGAGGCATACCtatttttcctctactttatttttagttgctttttaaaaatgatagggGAGTATGTTTAAATGTAGTGGGATCCCAGGTGTAACTGTAATTTGAGTCCCAGCATTGATTAAGTCCATGATGATTTGTCAATTAATGCATTTTAACAAATAAAGTTAATTTAGAAGTTATGTTGTAGAGGCACGAGAATCAGTCAGTGCTTTTTGTTATACATGTTTTTTAGTATATAAATTTCGTTACATATTTCTTACGTGTCATAATTATACATAACTTACTATATAAGTTATTAGTGTATACATTTAATACATAAATTTTGGATTTCCAATTTGGCCAAATCAtgagtctttttaaatttacaatttatattcaaatcaataatttattgattataaatctatattaaaatatcatacatatacaaattaaacacacacacatatatataatttatgtagttaagctttatttttcttccccagtATCTAGAGGTTTACCTGTCATTGTTATTTTCAAATCAGTAAGTAATGTAAGACCAGCATTATGTTTGCTAGATCTGGCATTTTCTCTATTCTTATGATTTCAAGTTTCcttttggggagggagagatgTTTGTAGTCACCTAAATCCAcagcttttacttttctttccttttgtctcctGTCTGATCCTGAGATgaatcattttttccctttttttttttttgtatttacctGATAAGCTCCTGGTTGTCCTGAGTGGCCCCTGCTGTAAATGACGGCCTCCCTTTCTAGGGGGTCCCTATCAACCTCAGAGCAGCTTGGGATTACATCCAAGAGAAGAATGGTGCTGGAATCCTGATTCTGTGATAACTCAGTTTCCAGAAGGATGCTCTTAGCCTGTTGACAGACAGCAGCACTCAAGAGTGGCCGAGTGCACTGACCAGGAGATTTACGACCCCACGAATTGAGAAACCACCTCATGTGTCTTAGGGGAAGCAAGAACACAatgttccttctccttttcctttttcgtTAAACATTGAGCCATGGTCTCCATGGATGGGATCCCTTCTATCCTACTGTGTCTGGGAGTGAATTGTGACAGAAAAAGCAAGAGATGTGCCTTTAAAGCAGAAtttaaacttttcaaaagccATGGTTTTGGGAGGAGGGGGCTACACTAGGTACTGACCAGTGGGAAAGGCCTGTCCAAATTTGGAATCAAATGGGTGAGTGTCTGCCAAGGGTCACAATGCTCACGGGAGAGAGAGTCAATGATGTTTCTGATGGCCTGTCAATAGAGGACCTAAATTACCTGGGCCTTGTTTGTCCACCATAGTAAGAGAATTTTCCCTTTAAGGAGCACTGCCTGGGGCTCTCtgcccagcccctcagccctcCATGGTGGCTCCTGCTGTGGGTCTAATGGGGTTCCCAGGCCAGTGGATCAGTCTCAGTGCCCTCAATGCACTCTGAGGGAACACTCCTTGCCTCCCTTTCCAAGAAGTCTTCACTGTGCCTCTGTCAACCTATGCCGATTAGCCTTAGATGCCTTTGTGACCTCTTGTCTAGTAGGACATTTTGTCACCAATAAGGTGTCATTGGAGACTCCTCATATCCCCAGTCTTACTACACATAGTGAGCAAGAATCTGGGTCACTCTCTTGTCAATTTAGGACAGAAAACCATGGCAGGACAAGGCTGACACAGCAGCAGGCAGTGAGGGCCAAAGCACAAGGGCTCCACAGCCAGCAGTTGCCTCCCAGGCAGAGCTCGCTGTTCAGTAGAGGCAGTTAGTGAGCCAAGAGCAGGCTAGAGGCAGGCCCATCCACTGAGCAGTGAGTCACCCAACTTGCTGCGTGAAACGATTTGTGCCTGAGTCTTAAATAATGAAAGTAACTGAGTgatggcacagagaggttaatacCATGGAAGTTTATTAGTTACACAATCCCAAGAGAAGAGGGCACTGTGCAACACAGGGCCACAAGGGGAAGCACCAGGTCATTAAGAGGGAAAGGCAGGAATGAGAGGAGAGCTTTGTTGGGGTTTCTGCAAGTGAAGGCAGGCAGAGCAGGGTACAGCTTAGTATTGGCCCATGTGAACAATTCCAGCGGGCTCTGGGGCATACTGGCTGTGTCGCTAGCTGTCTGCTACCTGGCTCTGGGTTGATTCAGGGCAGGGGCAATACTGGTGTGAGAGTTAGATGAAGGAGGTGGTTGGAGCATGGGCTCTGAATTGGTCAGTTGCATCAGAAAGGCGTGCTCCCAAGCAAGTGGTTTACTCTCTGTAGGAGGCagctagccctgggaggggcagtctctctcCAGCCACAAAGACTCCAAAcatatcaaaaaaataataatatacaaagaatttaaaacatgatCCATACAATGGTTAATACAAAGTTCAAACACCAAGGTTTCCTCTCGGATGGAAGAATGTGATGCAATATGAAGGAGACACTCGTGGGTAAGGTAATCTTCCATTTCTTGATCTGGAAGGTGTGTACCTGGGTCTCACCATTCTGTTGTTTATTATCAGCACACGTGCACTCACACAGTTTTCTGTACGTAtgctataattataaaatttaagaatGGGAAAAATCACAAGACAGCAGCATAAGTTGTAGAAATGAAAACACTGCATTGGTAatcagaagaaatataaaataatttaatctgtAGCTAACATTTCAGACTGGACTttaaaatcttgttaaaatgttaacaatCACAATAACTAAAACCagaaaggtagaaaaataaaattttaaaaaataagataacaaACATGAATGATGTATAGTAGGCAGAATGGTCTCCAAGAGATATCTATGTTCTCATTTCTGGAATCTGTGAATGTGTATTAACCACATCTTTAGTTTTCTGTATTCTGATGGTTTGACATGTAAGAGGCCTTcctgaccctggagggactgcccctcccagggttaACCAAGTCCTAGAGACAGTTAAAGAAGACTCACCCCAAGAACACTCCTTTCACATGccaaccaaccaatccagagtcTATAACCCCAAACCCCTCCTTTACTGGGCTCTCAAACTCTGGGCAACTATCAACCTATTTTAGTAACCATAGGGCCAGGTACCATCCAGGGACAGCCCCTGTGCCCAAGAGCCTGCTGATATTCAAACTAGCAAATCTTAAACTTGCTTACCCTTCCTCACCTGTCCCTTCCCCAGGgcaaccacaataaaggctcttggCCACATTCCCTTGTTCACACCGCATCCTGACCAGCCCCAGTGTTTCCCCACATAGACCCCCTGCATGGCCTGCTGTGTCTCCTATTTCTAGAGAACTGTTGAGTAGGATAAACTTCTTCCTCCTTGACAGTCATTTCCATGTCCATGTCTTACCATACCTGATTAAGACAAGTCCCAGGGACCCTTTAAAAATACGTGAGGTCACATGGCAAAGGGAAATTAGGGTTGTACAACAGCTGACCTTAAAACATGGAGATTATCCTGCACTGTGCCGCTGGGCCCAGTGGAATctcaagggtccttaaaagtagaagagggAAGCCAACTAGGAGAATGAGATATGGGAGGATGAGAAGAGTGTGACTAGTGTTTCTGGCTTTGAAGAGATCCTTTTAGGAGTTCTGCTTGCCAAAACCACCAGATAgcaaattattattgttttatgctattacctttgtggtaatttgttacagcagctatagaaaaataatacacaacGGAAAGCTGATATGTTAAGGTATAGAGTGGAAGGTCTAATGGAAGTGTCTGTTGGGCCAGcccgctggcacagtggttaaattcgtgcactgTACTTCAtcagcccggggttcgtgggttttcgatcctgggtgtgggccttcacaccactcatcaagtcatgctgtagaggcatcccacatacaaaaccgaggaagattagcacggatgttagctcaggccaatcttcctcacacacacacacacacacacacacacacaaagtgccTATCGTTATTGTCTGCAATGCCTACCCATCCTCTTTTCTCAGGGATCTATCCCAAGGAGGCATTAGCACACCCTGCTGCAGAAAGACAGCTTTTGAAAAGGTCCCCAACAACTGTCACGGTCAAATCCCATTGTCATTTATATCACCCCATCAGCAGTCCACCAGCCACTGCTCCCTGCCTTGGATTCACGGACACCAATCTTaattctattcccattttatggccCTCGACTTCTCAATATATTTGCTACTTCCTCTGATGACCCCAACTGCTAAATCCAGAAGTTTCTGAGGGCTTGTCAATCCTTGATGAAGTCATCTAACCTACTGGTATTAAGTGCCATCTATACACTGATGACATCAAGTATAAGGGCTCAGCCTGAGAAGGTACTGATTTTTCTCATGTGCCAAGAAGTCTTCAAACAGGCAGTCCAATGGCAGGGACCATGAAATCATGGCAGGAAAGTGTCCCTGTGTTTTTCAGCCAAACCATTTGTCTGCAGCTTTTGTCTTCATAGTGCAAAATTTATCATCCAGATTCCAGGAAACATCTGATTGACAAGAAAAAAGGGGGAAGGATGAAGGACagtaattaaagagaaaaagccagatgacactgtctcttcatttttctgaagattttatttatttctattttttcattgaggtataagTGACATATACCATTAGATTAGTTTCCGGTGTACAAGGTAATGAgtcaatatttgtatgtattgcaaatGACCACAagaagtctagttaatatccatagACAGTCCTCTTTTAAATGGCTCTCCTCCTGTCTCAGGTATTGATCCTACTAAATTCTAGACTGAGGGGTCTTAAAAGACCCCATACCAACCTTTACAAGCTGCCATGTCTCCCCTTACTGTTATAGGAGACTTAAGGATTCCATGTTGACTGAGACTATTTCTATGTTTACCTCTACTCACCCATTTCCCCCTTAAATTTACATTTCTTGACCATTCTGCTCTCCCACAAAGGTTGGCTACCTTATCATGGGCAGATAACATCCTGGGATCCAGCGACAATAGGATACCCTCAGTGACCCCTCACAGCTCTATTTTGAGACCCTCAGGAAGAGGGTACATCTGACTTCCTTGCTCCCAAAGCTTGCCACACTTCTCATCATATTAAGGCTGGAATAAATCCTCGTGTCTCCTTTAGGGAGACATTAAGGGACATAAAGGATTAGGGATTTGATCCCTTGCAGGAAGTAGAAATAACACCCTCAGCAACAGCAGCAGGAATGGTGTGGACCACCACAAGAGGCTACAACAAACTCCACTTAGGGAACGCCAACTATATCCCAAAACGACCAGGTAAGAAATTCTTATGCTTTCCATGGAGTCCTCAAACTACACCTAGACAGTCAGCTGGGCCAAACTCCTATGGATGTGGAGATAGAAGCCTACCACAGCCACGACCACCCCACATTCCCCTGGCAACGGGATACCTCTCTGGGAGAGAGGCTACAAAAATGACAAAGAACAAATTTATCAAACGCAGCTGTTGGCCCTTATCGGGGCTAGCTGTGTTCGTCTGTCTGCTCTGGGTGTTTGGGATACTTTGAGAGCCCCAGGCTCAATAATTTTGACCCAAGGATTACAACAAGCCCCTAGACAATCAAATGTGCTGCCTTAACAATTGGATATTTCAAAATTGGAAATATGGCGCCTCTCCTAAGTCTCCACAGATCCATTTGCCATTGCACGTGGCTAGGCTGGCACCTTGGCGGGCACAGCAGAACCTCACCCTAAGACAAAGGGCACATGTGAAATGGCCAGCTTGGAGAGCCTGCAGGCAGGACCACTTACAAGGCCAAGTTACTACATATGAACACATTTTAGCTGAGGTGACTCCGAGTTCCCACTTACTGACATGTGCCCAGGTTACCCCAAGACCTGGCCTTAATTTGCAGCCAGGCTCCCATCATGACCTATCTGGGCAAAATcatggatttcttttaaaaaccttCACGCTGTCTCACTTACATTAAGTTTCAACGTGCTTTGGGTGAATGAGCTCTGTGGTGAGGCTCAGGGAGCATGCACGAGCAGGCCAGGCCTCTGCCAAATGCACAGGATAACCCACAAGatcccattgacttctgcagtcCAGTTCTCATGCCCAACAATGCCAGCAGGTCCTCCAGACTGCCCAGGGACATTTTAGTCTTAGATCCTCAAGTTGGGAACCCCTAGCAATCTGAATGAATACTGACTGGGGAAGGCTATCATCACCCTAGCCCAAGAAATCACTTCTGCAGACGACAGCATCTCAGATGTCATCTCCAATGCCACTCCTCCATTCTCTGGGACCACCACAGAGGATCCCATGCCACCCACATGAAACTACAAGCCCGTGCCCCTCAATGACCAACTTTACCATGGAGCACTGCCTCAAATAATGGGACCTAAATCAGAGTGACTTTCTGGATATCGCTGCTTACTTGCTTTCTGACCCTGCCTTGCTCAAGAACACCTGCAAAACCGAGTTTTGCCCCTAATAACTATGACTCCATCATAACTCATATTCAACCTCTTTGGTTTTAAGGGCAATGCCTTTGTAATTCTCTGAAAACAAAGGTGCCCACCACCATTACTACTGTATCTTGCCTACATGCCTCCCTAGAGGAAGTCCCCTCCCTCTGTGCACTCCTAAAAATTGCAGGAGACTCTGTTGGCCCCCAGCACATACCACCATGAGGCCTCCACTCACACCCACTCTCTCTCTAGCACGAGAACATGCAGCCCAGGACTCCTGGGCCGCATCACAGCACAGAGCCCTAAACttacccctccccctcctgctcctccctacGGCCACAGCAACACCACCACCCTCTTCATCCAGATGCTGAGATCACGGCTACTGCTTGAAACACAGGACACCGTTGGACTTGCCACGATCACTCTCTTCACCAAGCCATACACGTCTATCCAGCTGATGTCTGTATTGGCAATGACAAATACTGGACTACCAACTTCACAGCGAATGGCCACCTGTCCCCACCATGTATTCCTCTCACTCCCTTCAGGATATCACTCATTGCTCACAATATTCCTGCCTGAGGGTAACATTTcacatccacactcagggacagtACCAGGTACAGACTCCACCTCTGTGCCACACCATCTACAGATATTCCATCCTCAGCTCTTGAATCATGTCGCATAGTCCACTTAACAGTGACCCTCCCTTATACATCACCAGAGACAGGGCTATCAGGTTATTCCGTAGAACTGACACCTCCAACTGACCCCCTCAATACTCCATCTATTTTGCCATCCCGTTTCCCACAGGCCAGCTCTCCGTCGACTGCTTCCCCATTACTGTAGATTGTCTATTCTCATTGAAGATACCGCTGCCCTTCGTAGACCATCTCTCCATCACCATTGGCAAGGCCTATTCATTATACTCAAGGTATAATTATCATTATACCCATTCAGGGTATAATCTTTGGCACATAAGGCACCACCTATTCCACAGTGGGACCAGCACAGCAGGGCAACTCACAGAGACCAACCAGCAAATGCTCCAAGCTTTCAACTCTCATATGACACAAACACAACCAGCCCTTGCCCTCTTAAATTAAGGTCAAAGATCAGTACCTAAAATGATTCTTAACAACTGTTTAGCCCTTGAATAACTGCTGGCGGACCATGGAGGTGTTTGCAAAATCAGTAACTTTCTGTTGTTCGCCCATTAATAACGTGCCATGTGGCCTAGCTAATCAGATACGAACACTCCTATGACTATTATTAAAGATGTTTCACATAATTACACTCTACAGTTGTATCATCACATAATCCCATGGCCCAGGCACCTCCCAATCTGCCATGGATTATTTCCCTGGTTCCCGTCCATCAAATGGGGAGGTTGGCTACGTGCTCTCCTTCAAGGGGTCATAACTACTGCTAGAAATAGCCTATACTCTCCTTTCCTTAATGTTGTGGATGCGTTTTAGCTGAATCTCATCTTACACAAGTGTCTTCTGCGATAAAGGTCTCAGCCACCCAAGCCTGCAATGTAATCTTAACCAGTACCCCAAATACACATAATGCAAACAGTGATGTTCAAGCTTCACAGGCCAGATgtattaactatattttaaaaatctgtaaattGATGCCTTAACATCTACACAACAGCCACTAGCTGTTTCAAGTGAATCCTGGCTGACCCATTAATATCTGGGGACTCCAGACAGCACCAAACCATATATAATCTAAAAGTCAAAATCAATACGCATTTCTCAGGGGGAACACTTTCAAACACAGCCAGCCACCTGCATGCCTGCTTACCCTGCCTAGCCCATTTTTCCCGTGGAAACCACAGTAAAATTGCATATTCATACTTCTGCTTCCTTTCCCTGTCGCATGGGCCCTTGGAGGGTCCGAGTGGCCTTCTGTGGAATGTGCTGTGTTCTCTCCAAGAAAGTGCGAGTGtaacaaaaccataaaactttctAGTTTCTCTCTCTTGATCTGCATCTGGCCTCACCATACCTCACACAACGTAAAATGATTAAAAGATAGAAACACAATTCATATTATTGTAGCTTTGAAATTGGGAattgtgagtcctccaacttctttattctcttcaaaattgttctatttggggtcctttgtaTTTCCCTATGAATTTGAAGTTTGGCTTTgccatttctggaaaaaaaaaaaggccgtTGGAATgtggactgcattgaatctataggctGCCAGGTTAATACTGACATAATATTTTCTCCCTATCCTTGAttacaggatatctttccatttatttgtcttcttcaaaTCCTTTCATCAACGTTTCCTAATTTTCAGTGTGCAAATCCAGGTGGTTAGAAGACAATTAAGTGTGAATCCTATTGATCCACTTTTGACTAGATAGCAACCTGGAAGGCATAGCAACTAGACCGGCCTATCAGTAGACAGAAAGACACCTCATACCCAGGAATGATCAGGGCCTAATCACAAAGGCTTCTATCTATAGGACCACTCGGAATGCTACGTATCTCAGAAGACCCCATGGTTCACAGTAAGGGCAGCATTCCCCATATTTCCTATACTCAGTTTCTCTTGAATTACCCTATGTTTatcaaggaagagaaacaatcTTACGAAAAATTTTATTGACTATACaacatttcttacaaagtttTTCTCCACACCAAAATCACAAGTGAACATAACCAGAACAATTTTCTCACATTACACCACTTGGATTTCTGTCCGTTtctcatatattaaaaaaaaaaaatattccactGAGGAAATAGACAAGGGCTTTCCATGTTTCTTACTGGTACAGTTTCCCTGTTAGTCCATACATGCCGGGTTGTGATGAGATTCTGATGGCTCTCCCTCATTCCTTACATTTCTAGAGCATCTCTCCAGTGTGGTTCTTTCATATCTTCAAAGTGAATCGGGACAACTCAGGGTTTTACCACATTCCTTACACTGACAGGATTTCTCTGCAGCTAAGTGCTTTCATGGTACCAAAAggaaatggggaaactgaaggcttttccacattctttaCGTTTCTAAGGTTTCTCTCCAGCGTGAGTACGCTTGTGAACGATCAAGTACAAAAAACTGCTAAATGTTTTCCCACATACATTACACTCAATAGGCTTTTGTCCAGTGTGAGTTCTAAAATGTCTGTTAAGATGTGAGGAAAGagcaaaggctttcccacatGCGTCACATTTAAAaggcttctctccagtatgagttttTCTATGGTCAGTAAGGCTTGAGGACTGAGTGAAGGCTCTCCCACATTTCttgcattcatagggtttctctccagtgtgaatccGCATGTGAACTTTAAGGGACACAGAACGTTTAAAGCCCTTCCCACATTCCtcacatttatagggtttctctccagtgtgagtgcGGTTGTGAACGACTAAGTACGAGGAACTGCTAAATCTTTTCCTGCATACATTACACTCAAAacgcttctctccagtgtgagttctaaAATGGGCAGTAAGATGTGAGAAACTagcaaaggctttcccacatGTGTCACACTTAaaaggcttctctccagtgtgaatcttattgtggtaaatgAGGCCTGAGGATTGAGtgaaggttttcccacattccttacattcatagggtttctctccagtgtgggttCGCATGTGAACTTTAAGGTGCATGGAACGTTTAAAGTCTTTCCCACATTTCTTACATTTATAGAGTTTTATTCCAGTATGAATTCGACTATGAACCTGAAGGTACGAGGAACTTCTAAAAGATTTTCCACATACCTCACACAGAAAGGGCTTCTCTCCCATGTGTGTTTTAACATGTCCAATAAGTTCAAAAGACTTAacaaaggccttcccacattccttacactGAAAAGGTTTTCTTCCAATGTGAACTTGAACGTGAGCGTTAAGGTATGCAGATCGTTTAAAGGATTTTTTGCATTCCTCACATTTGTAATGGTTGTTAGCAGTGTGAGTTTGTATATGCACACCGAGGCTAGCAGAGTGACTAAAAGATCCTGAACAGTCTTTCCACTCATAGAGTTTTTCTCGATTGTGAATTCTCGTTGGTGTCTGAAGGAAACACTGATTAGCAAAGGCTTTCCCGCTATCACTGCATTCGAAGGCTTTCTCTTGCATGCTAGTTTTCCTGCACACGATCGCTGGAGTCGGGCTGATGGCTTTTCCCCACTGAGTACACAAACAATGTTTCTCTCCAGGTGAGGTTTTCTTATGCAGAGCGAGGGAGCTTTTTCCATACTGACT
The Equus caballus isolate H_3958 breed thoroughbred chromosome 7, TB-T2T, whole genome shotgun sequence genome window above contains:
- the LOC100059554 gene encoding zinc finger protein 266 isoform X2 gives rise to the protein MERIPNGWELHDCEQCGKVFNERSCLKTQRRTQNGGDSYDDSQYGKSSLALHKKTSPGEKHCLCTQWGKAISPTPAIVCRKTSMQEKAFECSDSGKAFANQCFLQTPTRIHNREKLYEWKDCSGSFSHSASLGVHIQTHTANNHYKCEECKKSFKRSAYLNAHVQVHIGRKPFQCKECGKAFVKSFELIGHVKTHMGEKPFLCEVCGKSFRSSSYLQVHSRIHTGIKLYKCKKCGKDFKRSMHLKVHMRTHTGEKPYECKECGKTFTQSSGLIYHNKIHTGEKPFKCDTCGKAFASFSHLTAHFRTHTGEKRFECNVCRKRFSSSSYLVVHNRTHTGEKPYKCEECGKGFKRSVSLKVHMRIHTGEKPYECKKCGRAFTQSSSLTDHRKTHTGEKPFKCDACGKAFALSSHLNRHFRTHTGQKPIECNVCGKTFSSFLYLIVHKRTHAGEKP
- the LOC100059554 gene encoding zinc finger protein 266 isoform X1 codes for the protein MATDCLTDCSQDSVAFADVAVHFTREEWTLLDPAQKNLYRDVMLETYKNLTTVECQVFKPDLISWLEEEEEWRTAGRGVFQEWELQLKTKDSTIQQDIFGEKTSNRLEMERIPNGWELHDCEQCGKVFNERSCLKTQRRTQNGGDSYDDSQYGKSSLALHKKTSPGEKHCLCTQWGKAISPTPAIVCRKTSMQEKAFECSDSGKAFANQCFLQTPTRIHNREKLYEWKDCSGSFSHSASLGVHIQTHTANNHYKCEECKKSFKRSAYLNAHVQVHIGRKPFQCKECGKAFVKSFELIGHVKTHMGEKPFLCEVCGKSFRSSSYLQVHSRIHTGIKLYKCKKCGKDFKRSMHLKVHMRTHTGEKPYECKECGKTFTQSSGLIYHNKIHTGEKPFKCDTCGKAFASFSHLTAHFRTHTGEKRFECNVCRKRFSSSSYLVVHNRTHTGEKPYKCEECGKGFKRSVSLKVHMRIHTGEKPYECKKCGRAFTQSSSLTDHRKTHTGEKPFKCDACGKAFALSSHLNRHFRTHTGQKPIECNVCGKTFSSFLYLIVHKRTHAGEKP